Proteins from one Sarcophilus harrisii chromosome 2, mSarHar1.11, whole genome shotgun sequence genomic window:
- the LOC100924186 gene encoding olfactory receptor 6-like produces the protein MKDTNGTFSVKEFVLLGFPSLNHLQALLFLVFCLIYVMTLIENLVIIIIVQANRHLHTPMYFFLANLSVLEALYTSVTIPKMLDNFLNDKKTISFAGCFTQLFFFLSLASSECFLLAAMAYDRYLAICLPLRYPALMNPTLCVGLALTAWLSGFLASFVSIVLISQLSFCGSNVLNHFFCDISPVLKLSCSNTEAIETLDFVAALAVLMTSLSVTAFSYTCILATVIRIPSGTGRRKAFSTCASHLVVVTVFYTTTIFMYARPRAISTFDFNKLVSIIYSVVTPLINPIIYCLRNKEVWEALAKLTRISRLSVLAHFSSSIRGKFI, from the coding sequence atgaaaGATACTAATGGGACCTTCTCTGTGAAAGAATTTGTCTTACTAGGCTTCCCAAGCCTCAATCACCTTCAAGCCCTGCTATTTCTGGTGTTCTGTCTCATCTATGTGATGACCCTTATAGAAAATCTGGTCATAATTATAATTGTCCAGGCCAATCGACACCTCCACACCCCCATGTACTTCTTCCTGGCCAATCTATCAGTCCTAGAGGCTCTCTATACCTCAGTTACCATTCCCAAGATGTTGGACAACTTCTTGAATGACAAGAAGACCATCTCCTTTGCTGGATGCTTCACAcaactctttttcttcctctcccttgcCTCTTCTGAGTGCTTCCTCCTGGCAGCCATGGCCTACGACCGGTACTTGGCCATCTGCCTCCCTCTGCGCTACCCAGCGCTCATGAATCCAACTCTCTGTGTGGGTCTGGCCCTAACTGCCTGGCTCAGTGGATTTCTAGCCTCCTTTGTGTCAATCGTGCTCATCTCCCAGCTGAGCTTCTGTGGCTCCAATGTCCTCAACCACTTCTTTTGTGACATCTCTCCAGTACTGAAGCTCTCGTGCTCAAACACAGAGGCTATTGAGACCCTGGATTTCGTGGCAGCTCTGGCTGTACTCATGACCTCCCTCTCTGTGACAGCCTTCTCCTACACCTGCATTCTGGCCACTGTTATCAGAATCCCATCTGGGACAGGCCGCCGCAAGGCTTTCTCTACTTGTGCTTCTCACTTGGTGGTGGTCACTGTTTTCTACACCACCACCATATTTATGTACGCCCGGCCCCGGGCCATCAGCACCTTTGACTTTAACAAGCTGGTGTCTATAATTTACTCAGTAGTGACGCCACTCATCAATCCTATCATATACTGCCTGAGAAACAAGGAAGTGTGGGAGGCCTTGGCCAAGCTCACCAGGATCTCCAGACTCTCTGTGCTTGCTCACTTCAGCTCCTCCATAAGAGGGAAATTCATCTGA
- the LOC100913358 gene encoding olfactory receptor 287, producing MEKKNLSNLEEFILLGFPGTQGLQITLFLLFFIMYMLTIMGNMAIITLVCTNQRLQTPMYFFLCNLSFLEIWFTTACVPKTLANFASQSKAISFISCAIQMYFVFSLGCTEYFLLSVMAYDRYLAICYPLRYSSIMTSTVSSWLALGSWVCGFSIITVPTVLITRLSFCASNVINHFFCDIAPWIVLSCTDTRLVELVTFGISFCVILGSCVTTLISYIYIISTIVRIPSAQGQYKAFSTCFSHLTVVLIWYGSTIFLHVRTSVESSLDLTKAITVLNTIVTPVLNPFIYTLRNKDVKDAFWKTVSGK from the coding sequence ATGGAAAAGAAGAACCTATCCAACTTGGAGGAATTTATTCTCCTGGGATTCCCAGGGACACAGGGGTTGCAGATAACtctcttcttgttgttttttatcATGTACATGCTCACTATAATGGGCAACATGGCCATCATCACGCTGGTGTGTACCAATCAGCGCCTTCAGACTCCCATGTACTTTTTCCTCTGTAACCTCTCCTTCTTGGAGATCTGGTTCACCACAGCCTGTGTCCCTAAGACCCTAGCTAATTTTGCATCTCAGAGCAAAGCCATCTCCTTCATCAGCTGTGCCATCCAAATGTACTTTGTCTTCTCCCTGGGCTGCACTGAGTATTTTCTCCTATCTGTGATGGCGTACGACCGCTATCTGGCCATCTGCTACCCTCTGAGATACAGCTCCATCATGACCTCCACTGTCTCATCCTGGCTCGCCCTGGGCTCCTGGGTGTGTGGCTTTTCAATCATAACTGTGCCCACCGTCCTCATCACTCGCCTCTCCTTTTGTGCCTCCAATGTCATCAATCACTTCTTCTGCGACATCGCCCCATGGATTGTGTTATCATGCACTGACACACGGCTGGTAGAACTGGTGACTTTTGGGATTTCCTTTTGTGTCATCTTGGGCTCCTGTGTTACTACCTTGATCTCCTACATCTATATCATCTCCACCATTGTGAGGATTCCCTCGGCTCAGGGGCAATACAAGGCATTTTCCACCTGCTTCTCCCACCTCACTGTGGTACTCATCTGGTACGGTTCCACAATTTTCTTACACGTGAGAACTTCTGTTGAGAGTTCCCTGGACTTGACTAAGGCCATTACGGTCTTGAACACCATTGTAACCCCTGTACTCAACCCTTTTATATACACACTTAGGAACAAAGATGTGAAAGATGCCTTTTGGAAGACAGTCAGTGGGAAGTGA